A stretch of DNA from Streptomyces gobiensis:
AGGGTGTTGCCCTCACCGTCCAGGGCGCCGCCGCGTGCGTGGCTGGACTCCACCTTGCCGATGGCGGCGAGCAGCTCCCAGGGAAGGTTGCAGCGGGGCTTCTCCGCACCGAGGGTCTTCTCCGCCCGCTTGTACGCGGCCAGCACGGTGGCGGGGATGCCTGCCTCGGGCGGGCCGGTATCCACCGGGTCGTCACCGGGCTTGCCGGAATGACCCGGTTTCTCGGGGGTGTTCAGCGGGGGCAGTTCGGTGTGGTACGGCGAGTTGCCATCCGCTGGGTGGTCGGCTTCCGGGGCGGGGTCCGAAGCGTCGGAGCCGGGCAGCACCAAGTCGATTCCGGGCGCCTGCGAGGCGCCGAGGGCGACCATCGCAGCCGCCGCCACGGCGGAACTCGACACCCCCCTGCGGAGCCTGCGGCCTATCCCACCCATCCGAGCAGCCATACGGCCGTCCCCTCCCTGCTGCGCTGTCGGTGCGCCGCTCGCCCACACTCCCCTGCGGACGGCAACGACGTGACACTACGACAACTTCAGGCCCCTGGTCACTTCTCCCGGCGATGGCCGGTGTCAGTGGGCCGCCGACTCCCAGTCGGTGCCCGCGCCGACCGAGACATCCAGCGGAGCACGCAGCTCGACCGCACCGGCCATCTCCCGGCGGACCAGCTCCTCGACCCGCTCACGCTCCCCCGGGGCGATCTCCAGCACGATCTCATCGTGCACCTGCAGCAGCATCCGCGATGTCAGCTGCTCCTTGGTCAGCCCCTCATCCACCCGCAGCATGGCGATCTTGACGATATCGGCCGCGGTGCCCTGGATCGGGGCGTTGAGTGCCATCCGTTCGGCCATCTCACGGCGCTGCCGGTTGTCGCTGTTGAGATCGGGCAGATAGCGGCGGCGACCCAGCATCGTCTGGGTGTATCCGACAGCCCGTGCCTCCTCGACGGCCCGCTGAAGATAGTCACGGACCCCGCCGAAGCGCTCGAAGAAGGTGTCCATCAGCTTCCGCGCCTCATCGGGCGCGATGCTGAGCTGCTGGGACAGCCCGAACGCGGAGAGCCCATAGGCCAGTCCATACGACATCGCCTTGATCTTGCGGCGCATCTCCGCGTCGACCTGGTCCTTGGCGACCCCGAAGACCTGCGAGGCGACCGTGGTGTGCAGATCCTCACCGGAGGTGAACGCCTCGATCAGGCCCTCGTCCTCGGACAGATGCGCCATCACCCGCAGCTCAATCTGGCTGTAGTCAGCGGTCATCAGCGACTCAAAGCCCTCACCGACCACAAAACCCCGGCGGATCGCCCGGCCCTCGTCCGTCCGCACCGGCACGTTCTGCAAGTTCGGCTCGGTCGACGACAGCCGCCCGGTCGCCGCCACCGTCTGACTGAACGAGGTGTGGATACGGCCGTCAGCGGCGATGGTCTTGATCAGCCCCTCGACGGTGGTGCGCAGCTTGGACTGCTCCCGGTACCGCAGCATCAGCACCGGCAGCTCATGGTCGGTCTGCGCGGCCAGCCACGCCAACGCGTCGGCATCGGTCGTATAGCCGGTCTTGGTCTTCTTCGTCTTGGGCAGGCCCAGCTCACCGAAGAGGACCTCCTGGAGCTGCTTGGGCGAGCCCAGATTGAACTCATGACCGACGGCGGCGTGCGCCTCACTCACCGCCTGCTGTACGGCGTCGGCGAACTGCTGCTCCAGCCGGGTCAGCCAGGGCCGGTCCGCAGCGATACCCGCCCGCTCCATACGGGCCAGCAGCGCGGACGTCGGCAGCTCCATATCGTGCAGCAGCTCGCTCGCGCCGACCTCCTCCAGCCGCCCGGTGAAGGCCTCACCCAGATCCAGAATGGTGCGGGCCTGCCCCATCAGGGCGTCGGCCTCGGCCGCATCGTCGGCGCCCAGCGCCAACTGGCCGCTGTCCTGGACCGGCTGGGGCAGCTCACGGCCCAGGAACTCCACGCTCAGCGCCTCCAGCGCGAAGCTGCGGCGGCCCGGCTGCACCAGATAGGCGGCCAGGGCGGTGTCCATGATGATGCCCTGGACGCTCCAGCCGTGCTCGGCGAAGACCCGCAGCACCCCCTTGGCGTTATGCAGAACCTTGGGCTGGCCCGCGTCCGCACACCAGGCGGCGAAGGCCTGCTCATCGGCCTCATCCAGCTGTGTGGGGTCAAACCAGGCCGCCGGCCCCCCGGCGGTGGCCAGCGCGATCTCCCGGACGCTGCCGGAGCCCAGTCGCCAGTCGTCCACCGTGGCCAGACCCAGCGGCGCCTGGGCGTGCTCGGCCAGCCAGGGCGCCAGCTCACCGGTGCCCAGCACCGCGCCGTCGACCTCGACCCCGTCGATCAGGGCCGTCTCCTCCTCCTGAGCACCCGGATCCGCGGCGAACAGCCGCTCGCGGAAGTTCACATGCCGGAACTCCAGGGCGTCCAGCACCACCTTCAGCGCATCCCGGTCATACGGGACACGCACCAGGTCCTCGGGGCGGTCCGCCAGCTCCACATCCCGCACCATCTCGGTCAGCCGCCGGTTGAGCTTCACGGCCTCCAAATGATCGCGGAGATTCTGCCCGGCCTTCCCCTTGACCTCCTCGACATGCTCCACCAGCCCCGCGAACGACCCGAACTGGTTGATCCACTTTGTGGCGGTCTTCTCCCCCACCCCCGGGATGCCCTGCAGATTGTCGGAAGGATCACCCCGCAGCGCGGCGAAGTCCGGATACTGGCTCGGCGACAGACCGTACTTCTCCCGGACCTTCTCCGGAGTGAAGCGGGTCAGCTCGGAGACGCCCTTGGTCGGGTAGAGCACCGTCACCTTGTCCGAGACCAACTGGAGACAGTCCCGGTCACCGGTGACGATCGACACCTCAAAGCCCTCGGCCTCCGCCTGAGTGGCGAGCGTGGCGATCACATCATCGGCCTCGAAGCCCTCCACCGCGAAACGCTTGACCCGCATCGCGTCCAGCAGCTCCCCGATCAGCTCCACCTGGCCCTTGAACTCATCGGGAGCCTTGGAACGATTCGCCTTGTACTCCGCGAACTCCTCCGAACGCCAGGTCTTGCGCGACACATCAAAGGCGACAGCGAAATGCGTAGGCGCCTCGTCGCGCAGCGTGTTCGCCAGCATCGAAGCGAAGCCGTAGATCGCGTTCGTCGGCTGGCCCGTCACGGTGGAGAAGTTCTCCGCGGGCAGTGCGTAGAACGCCCGGTACGCGAGTGAGTGCCCGTCCATCAGGAGCAGACGTCGCGAGCTCGCGGATGCTGTCTCATTCGATGCTGTCTTTGCCACGTCCCCGATACTCCCACGCCCCGCTGACATTCCACTCCGGGCAGCGGGGACAGCACCGGGGACAGCACCGGCCGGGCGTGGCAGGATCGAGAAGATGAAGCGCACTCCGCCGTCCGGCGACCCGGTCCAGGACGCCCCCGAGGTCAGCGCCCCGCAGCAGTCCGCCGCCGGGCTGCCCGCCATCGGTCACTCACTGCGCATGGCCCAGCAGCAGATGGGCGTCAAACGCACCGCGCTCACCCTCCTCAAGGTCAACCAGAAGGACGGCTTCGACTGCCCCGGCTGCGCCTGGCCAGAACCGGACAAACGGCATGCCGCGGAGTTCTGCGAGAACGGTGCCAAGGCCGTCGCCGAAGAGGCGACACTGCGCCGCGTCACCCCCGCCTTCTTCGCCGGGCACACCGTCGCCGACCTCGCCACCCGCTCCGGCTACTGGCTCGGGCAGCAGGGCCGCCTCACCCAGCCGATGTATCTCGCCGACGGCGCCGACCACTACGCGCCCATCTCCTGGGAGCGCGCCTTCGACATCGTCGCCGAGGAGCTGCGCGCCCTCGGCTCGCCCGACGAGGCCGTCTTCTACACCTCCGGCCGCACCAGCAATGAGGCCGCCTTCCTCTACCAGCTCTTCGCCCGCGAGTACGGCACGAACAATCTGCCCGACTGCTCCAATATGTGCCACGAGTCCTCCGGCTCGGCGCTCACCGAGACCCTGGGCGTCGGCAAGGGCAGCGTCCTCCTCGACGACCTCTACCACGCCGACCTGATCATCGTCGCCGGACAGAACCCGGGCACCAACCACCCCCGGATGCTCTCCGCCCTGGAGAAGGCCAAGCGCAACGGCGCCAAGATCATCACGGTTAATCCGCTCCCCGAAGCCGGGATGGAACGGTTCAAGAACCCACAGACCCCGCGCGGACTCGCCGGGAGCGGCACCCCGCTCACCGACCTCTTCCTGCAGATCCGGCTCGGCGGCGACCAGGCCCTCTTCCGGCTCCTCAACAAGCTCATCCTGGAGACAGAGGGTGCGGTCGACGAGGAGTTCATCCGCGAACACACCCACGGCTTCGAAGAGTTCGCCCATACGGCTCGTACGATCACCGACTGGGACGAAACCCTCCAGGCCACCGGACTGACGCGGACCGCCATCGAGCAGGCGCTACGGATGATCCTCGCCGCCAACCGCACCGTGGTGTGCTGGGCCATGGGACTGACCCAGCACAAGCACGCGGTGCCCACCATCAAGGAAGTCGTCAACTTCCTGCTGCTGCGCGGCAACATCGGCCGCCCCGGCACCGGAGTGTGCCCCGTACGCGGCCACAGCAATGTGCAGGGCGACCGCACCATGGGCATCTTCGAACGCCCCGCCCCCGCCTTCCTCGACGCCCTGGAGAAAGAGTTCGGCTTCGCCCCGCCCCGGGCACACGGCCTGGACACCGTCCGCTCCATCCACGCCCTGCGCGACGGCCAGGCAAAGGTCTTCTTCGCCATGGGCGGCAACTTCGTCGCAGCCTCTCCCGACACCGCCGTCACCGAGGACGCCATGCGCCGCGCACGGCTCACCGTCCACGTCTCCACCAAGCTCAACCGCTCCCACACGGTGACCGGCGCCCGCGCGCTGATCCTGCCCACCCTCGGCCGCACCGAACGCGACCGGCAGGCCAGCGGCGAGCAGTTCGTCACCGTCGAGGACTCCATGGGCATGGTGCACGCCTCCCGCGGCCGCCTGGAGCCCGCAAGCGAACACCTGCTGTCCGAGCCCGCCATCGTCTGCCGACTGGCCCGCCGCGTGCTGGGCGAGCACAGCCGCACCCCCTGGGAGGAGTTCGAGAAGGACTACGCCGCCATCCGCGACCGGATCAGCCGCGTCGTCCCCGGCTTCGAGGACTTCAACACGCGGATCGCCCGGCCCGGCGGCTTCACCCTCCCGCACGCCCCACGCGATGACCGCCGCTTCCCCACCGCCACCGGCAAGGCCAACTTCACGGCCGCACCCGTCGAATACCCGCGCGTACCCAAAGGCCGGCTGCTGCTGCAGACGCTGCGCTCTCACGACCAGTACAACACCACGGTCTACGGCCTCGACGACCGCTACCGCGGCATCAAAGGCGGGCGCCGCGTCGTCCTCATCCACCCCGATGACGCGGCCGGCCTCGGCCTGGCCGACGGCTCCTACGCCGACCTCACCAGCGAATGGACCGACGGCAGCGAACGCACCGCCCCCGGCTTCCGCGTCGTCCACTACCCCACCGCGCGGGGCTGCGCCGCCGCCTACTACCCCGAGACCAATGTCCTCGTCCCGCTGGACGCCACCGCTGACACCAGCAACACCCCCGCGAGCAAGTCCCTGGTGATCCGCCTCACTCCGGTCTAAGCGTTGGCTTAGCTTCTGATAGGAACGGTGCAGACGACAACGACTCACCGCAGAGCGACCGATCGGAGCCGCACCCCATGGGCGAGAAGACCACCACCCAGTTCCCCCAGGACGTCCTCGACCAGTGGTCTGGGCTCGGCGTCGACCTGCCCTCGCTCTTCTCCGCAGGACATCTCGGCGACCGCATGGGGCTCCAGATTCTGGAGGCCGCGCCGGAGAAAGTCGTCGGCACGCTGCCGGTCGAGGGCAACACCCAGCCCTACGGCCTGCTGCACGGCGGTGCGTCGGCCGTGCTCGCCGAGACTCTCGGGTCTGTCGGCGCGATGCTGCATGGCGGCCCCAGGAAGATCGCCGTTGGTGTGGACCTGAACTGCACGCATCACCGTGGTCCGCGGTCTGGGGTGGTCACCGGGACGGCCACGCCTGTGCATCGGGGGCGTACGACCGCTACGTATGAGGTGGTCATCGCCGATGAGCAGGGTCGGCGGGTGTGTACGGCGCGGCTCACCTGCTTGTTGCGGGACGCGGACCCGCAGGCCTACCAGGGCTGAGCCCTGGGCGCCCCTCCCCGGCTGTACCGATATGCGGCTCCGCCGCGTGGCGGGGCTTCGCCCGGCTGCGGGGGCGCCGTGGGTGGGTTTCCCCGATTCCCGCCCCTTCCCGGCTGTATCGATATGCGGCTCCGCCGCGCGGCGGGACTTCACCCCAGCTGGGGGTGCCGTCGGTGGAGTTCCCCGTATCCCGCCCCTTCCCGGAAACCGGGGCTTCGCCCCGGGCCCCCCGCCCCCCGGGGTGGCCGGTTGCCGCTCCGGTGGCCTGGTGTTGTGCCCACCCGTGCCGCCCCTCGGGCGGCCCGAGTGCCCACAACATTCGTGGGCCCGGGCCCACAACGGTTGGGCCCGGGTGCCCGCAACGTGGGGGTGGTCTGGTGGAATCTCCCGGTTGGGGTGAGATGCGCTTTTCTTGGGTTACTCTGCGTAGTCTGTGCGGGGCGGGAAACCTCAGCGTGATCCTGGGTGGCTGCTGCGTGCAAGAACTGGGCCGCGTCTTCCGTACGGTATGCGAACCCCCAGTCAAGGGCCTGTCATCGGCGCCATGGGCGAGCTGGGGGTTCGGCATGCGGAACGTGTCCGCCATCTCGCCGCCAGCACAGCGCACCGTCCCCACTGGATCTTCCTGGCATGCCCCCGGCCGCCCTGGTCATAACAAGAGCGTCACATCATTGCGTCCACCTCTGCCCCACCTGAGCCCACGGCCATAGAGTCACGGCCAGTCACCGCGCCGCCGGGCGCCTCACCCCAAACGGCCCGGCGCGCAAGACGGCCCCTTACGAGAAGAGGCCGCGCCAGCGGAAAGGACTGATCGTGCGTCACCGTTCCTTGCTCATTCTCACCACCGGAATCACCGCGGGAGCAATGGCGCTCTCCGCCTGCGGCTCCCGGGACGACAGCGGCGGCGGAGGAGACAGCGACAAAACCACTGTCGTCATCGGCCTCGATGCCCCGCTCACCGGTGACCTGTCCGCGCTGGGCCAGGGCATCAAGAACTCCGCGGACCTCGCCGTCAAGACCGCGAACAAGAACGAGGAAGTCAAGGGCGTCACCTTCAAGCTCGTCGCGCTCGACGACGCCGGCCAAGCCGGCACCGGCCAGCAGAACGCCACTAAGTTCGTCGGAAACGACGACGTCTACGGCGTTGTGGGGCCGCTCAACTCACACGTCGGCGAGTCCATGCAGAAGGTCCTGGGCAACGCCAACCTCGTACAGGTCTCCCCCGCCAACACCGCGCCCCAGCTCTCCCAGGGCCCCAACTGGCAAAAAGGCGACAAGAAGCGACCCTTCGACACCTACTTCCGCACCTCCACCACCGACGCCGTACAGGGCCCCTACGCCGCGCAGTACGTCTATAACGAAATGAAGCTCAAGAAGGCCTTCGTTATCGACGACAAGAAGACCTACGGCGCCGGACTCGCCTCCACCTTCAAGAAGGAATTCACCAAACTCGGCGGCAAAGTCGTTGCCACCGACAATGTGAACCCCGAAGACCGCGACTTCTCCGCCATCGCCACCAAGGTCAAGAACTCCGACGCCGACTTCGTCTACTTCGGCGGCGAATACCCGGCCGGCGCCCCGCTCACCGACCAGATCAGCCGGGCCGGAGCCAAGATCCCCGTCGTCGGCGGCGACGCCCTCTTCAGCGGCGAATACATCTCGCTGGCCAAGAAGAAAGCCGAAGGCGACCTGGCCACCTCCGTCGGCGCCCCGCTGGAGACCCTGGACACCGCCAAAGAGTTCATGAAGAACTACAAGGCCGCCGGCTACAAGCTGCCCTACGAGGCCTACGGCGGCTACTCCTACGACAGCACCTGGGCCATCATCCAGGCCGTCAAGGCCGTCGTCGAGGAGAACGACGGCAAGCTCCCCGGCGACGTGGACGACGCCCGCAAGCAGATCACCGAGGCCATGAACGACGTCTCCTTCAAGGGCGTCACCGGTGATGTCGGCTTCGATGAATTCGGCGACACCACCAACAAGCAGCTGTCCGTCTACAAGGTCGAAAAGGGCGAGCACAAGCCCGTCAAGACCGGCACATTCGAAGAGTAAAACCCCGGGGTCACCCGCCCCATCCCGCAGGAATACTGCTGCTGCGCGGGGGCGCAAACAGCGCCCCCGCGCAGCCGTTTCTCATCACCCCTCGGAGGCCCCCCGGTGCAAGGTCTGCCGGAGCAATTGGCCAACGGCCTGATCCTCGGCGCGATGTACGGACTCATCGCGATCGGGTACACCATGGTCTACGGCATTGTTCAGCTCATCAACTTCGCCCATGGCGAGATTTTCATGATCGGCGGCTTCGGCGCGCTGACCGCATGGCTCTGGCTGCCTGACGGCACATCCCTGATGGTCGCCCTGCCCCTCATGATTCTCATGGCCATGATGTGCTCGGTACTCGTCGGTATCGGAGCCGAACGGCTCGCCTACCGGCCATTGCGCGGCGGCCCCCGGCTCGCCCCACTCATCACCGCGATCGGCCTGTCCATCGCACTCCAGCAAGCCATCTGGGCCTTCTACCCCGGAGCCAAGAAGGACCGCTCCTTCCCACGGTTCAGCGGCGGACCCGTCGAAATCGGCGGAATCACCCTCCAACGCGGCGAAATATTTCTCCTGATAGCTGCCCCCCTCTGCATGATCGCCCTCGCCGTCTTCGTCTCCAAGACCCGCACCGGCCGGGCCATGCAAGCCACCAGCCAAGACCCCGACACGGCCAAGCTGATGGGCATCAACACCGACCGCATCATCGTCACCGCCTTCGCCATCGGCGCCGCCTTCGCCGCCATCGCGGCCGTCGCCCACGGCCTGAAATTCGGCCAGGTCAGCTTCCGCATGGGCTTCATCGCCGGACTCAAGGCCTTCACCGCCGCCGTACTCGGCGGCATCGGCAACATCTACGGAGCCATGATCGGCGGCCTCGTCCTCGGCCTCACCGAAGCCATGGCCACCGCCTATATGTCCAACGTCCCCGGCATGCAGCAGTTCGGCGGCGGAGCCTGGAAAGACGTCTGGGCCTTCGTCCTCCTCATCCTCGTACTTCTTTTCCGCCCCCAGGGCATCCTCGGCGAGCGCGTAGCGGATCGGGCGTGATCACCATGACCAACAACACCCCGGCCACCCAGAACACCCCCGGCGTCATCCCACTGCCCGCAGCGGGAGCCCGGCTCACCACCGTCATCGGCGCCGCCGCCACCTTCGCCACCACCTTCCTCGCCTGGACCTGGACCAGGGAATTCCCCGGCAACCTCACCGTCAACGGCTACCCCGGAGGACTCCAGGTCCTCACCCTCACCGGCGCGCTCCTCACCCTGCTCTTCCTGCTCGCCGGATACGGCATCCGCGGCCTGCGCTGGCTCACCCCCGGCGGCCGCAACAGCCCCGCACTCCTCCTCGCCCTCGGCACCTTCGCCACCACATGGTTCACCGTCGCCGCCATCGCCACCGAGCTCGGCGGCCTCGCCAACCTCGAACCCGGCGGCTGGCTCGCCGCCGCCGCGTCCCTCACCCTCGCCATCGCGGCCCTCGGCCTCCCCGCCGACCTGCCCACCGATCAGGACCACCCCGCCACCACCCCCTGGCGACGGCTCCTGCACTCCCTCAAAGCACCCGACCCCGGCCTCGCCAGGACACTGCCCTCCTGGGCCGAAGTCCTCGTCATCGCCGCCGCCTGCGGCGTCGGCCTGTACGTCTTCACCTACGGCATCGACACCGAATACGGCGAGCTGTTCATCGGCTTCCTCATCCTCACCGGATTCGGCGCCACCGCCCTCTACCGGTCCGGACTCACCCGGCGCCTGTCCGCACTCACCACAAAACACCGCAACGTCGCCATGACCTCGGCCTTCATCGCCGCGGCACTCTTCCCCTTCACCCAGAGCAGCGACACCTACACCTCCGTCGCCGTCAGCATCCTGATCTTCGCCACCGTCGCCGTCGGCCTCAACGTCGTCGTCGGCCTCGCCGGACTCCTCGACCTCGGCTACGTAGCCTTCCTCGGCGTCGGCGCCTACACCGCCGCCCTGGTCTCCGGAGCCCCCACCGCCGCACTCGGCATCCAGTTCCCCTTCTGGGCCGCCGTACTCGCCGGAGCCGTCGTCTCCATGATCTTCGGCATCATCATCGGCGCCCCCACCCTCCGGGTACGCGGCGACTACCTCGCCATCGTCACCCTCGGCTTCGGTGAAATCTTCCGCATCGCCATGCAAAACCTCGACGGCGACTCCGGACCCGACATCACCAACGGCCCCAACGGCATCCCCAACATCCCCGACCTCAACTTCCTCGGCTTCGACCTCGGCCAGAAACACACCCTCCTGGGCTTCGAACTCGGCAGATTCGCCAACTACTACCTGCTGATGCTGCTGTTCACCGCCCTCATCGTGATCATCTTCCGGCGGTCCGACCACTCCCGCATCGGCCGCGCCTGGGTCGCCATCCGCGAAGACGAAACCGCCGCCCGCGCCATGGGCATCAACGCCTTCCGGCTCAAGCTCCTCGCCTTCGCCCTCGGCGCCACCCTCGCCGGAATCGCCGGCACCGTACTCGCCCACGTCGAATACGGCGTCCACCCCGACGGCTACAAATTCGTCCACACCGTCCCACCCAACTCCGCCTTCCTCCTCGCCGCCGTCATCCTCGGCGGCATGGGCACCGTCAGCGGCCCCCTCATCGGCGCCGCACTGCTCTACCTCATCCCGGCCAAACTCCAGTTCATGGCCGACTACCAGCTGCTCCTGTTCGGCCTCGCACTCGTCCTCCTCATGCGCTTCCGCCCCGAAGGACTCATCGCCGACCGCCGCAAGCAGCTCGAATTCCACGACACCGGCCAACCAGACGTCCCCAAGGGCAGTCCCGGCCTCAGCAAGACGGAGGCATGACGACATGACCACAAAAACCCAGACACCACCGGGCACCGGAGACAGCGGCACCGACCAGACCGTCCTCTCCGCCACCGGCGTCACCAAGCGCTTCGGCGGACTCACCGCTGTCCGGGACGTCAACCTCACCGTCAACCACGGCGAAATCGTCGGCCTCATCGGCCCCAACGGCGCCGGCAAAACCACCTTCTTCAACTGCCTCACCGGGCTCTACATCCCCACCGAAGGCACCGTCACCTACAAAGGCACCGTCCTCCCCCACCGATCCCACCTCGTCACCCAGGCAGGCATCGCCCGCACCTTCCAGAACATCCGGCTCTTCGCCAATATGACCGTCCTGGAAAACGTCCTCGTCGGACGGCACACCCGCACCAGAGAAGGCCTCTGGTCCGCCCTCCTGCGCGGCCCCCGCTTCCGCACAGCAGAAAACGAATCCGAGGAACGCGCCATGCAACTCCTCGAATTCACCGGCCTGGCCGCCAAACGCGACCACCTCGCCCGCAACCTCCCCTACGGCGAACAACGCAAGCTCGAAATCGCCCGCGCACTGGCGAGCGACCCCGGCCTGCTGCTCCTCGACGAACCCACCGCGGGCATGAACCCCCAGGAGACCCGAGCCACCCAGGAGCTGGTCTTCGCCGTTCGCGACCAAGGCACGTCCGTGCTCGTCATCGAGCACGACATGCGCTTCATCTTCAACCTCTGCGACCGGGTCGCCGTCCTGGTCCAGGGCGAAAAACTGGTCGAAGGGACCCCCGAACAGGTACAGGGCGACGACCGTGTCGTCGCCGCCTACCTCGGCACCCCCTTCGAGGGAGCGCCCGGAGAGGAAGAAGTCGCCGAGGTCGAGGCGGCCGAGCGGCACCAGCAGGAAGAAGGGGACGACCAGTGACCGCACTTCTCGAGGTCGAGGACCTGCGGGTCGCCTACGGCAAGATCGAAGCCGTCAAAGGCATCTCGTTCAGCGTCGAAGCCGGCCAGATCGTCACCCTCATCGGCACCAACGGCGCGGGCAAGACCACGACGCTACGGACCCTGTCCGGACTACTCAAGCCCGTCGCGGGAAAGATCACCTTCGACGGCCAGCCGCTCGCCGGAATCGGCGCCCACAAGATCGTCGCCATGGGCCTGGCCCACTCCCCCGAAGGCCGCCGGATCTTCCCCCGGCTCACCATCGAGGAAAACCTCCGCCTCGGCGCGTTCCTCCGCAAGGACGCCGACGGCATCGCCAAGGACGTCCAGCGCGCCTACGAGCTCTTCCCGATCCTCGGCGAACGCAGCAGACAGGCCGCGGGAACCCTGTCCGGCGGCGAACAGCAGATGCTGGCCATGGGCCGCGCCCTGATGTCCCGGCCAAAACTGCTGATGCTCGACGAGCCGTCGATGGGGCTCTCCCCGATCATGATGCAGAAGATCATGGAGACCATCACCGAGCTCCAGGCTCAGGGCACGACCATTCTGCTCGTCGAGCAGAACGCGCAAGCCGCGCTGTCGCTGGCCGACCGGGGCCATGTGATGGAGATCGGCAAGATCGTACTCTCCGGCACGGGTGAAGAGCTCATGCACGACGAGTCCGTCCGCAAGGCGTACCTCGGCGAGGACTGACGGAGCCGAGCGAGCCGGACCCAGGCCGGAGGCCTGGGTCCGGCTGCTTACTTCTGCTGCTTCTTCTCCTCAGCGTCCTCGATGACGGCCTCGGCGACCTGCTGCATGGACAGACGGCGGTCCATCGAGGTCTTCTGAATCCACCGGAACGCGGCGGGCTCGGTCAGCCCGTACTGGGTCTGCAGGACCGACTTCGCCCGGTCGACGAGCTTGCGGGTCTCCAACCGCTGGGAGAGGTCGGCGACCTCCTTCTCCAGCGCCTTCAGCTCGGTGAAGCGGGATACGGCCAT
This window harbors:
- a CDS encoding branched-chain amino acid ABC transporter permease is translated as MTNNTPATQNTPGVIPLPAAGARLTTVIGAAATFATTFLAWTWTREFPGNLTVNGYPGGLQVLTLTGALLTLLFLLAGYGIRGLRWLTPGGRNSPALLLALGTFATTWFTVAAIATELGGLANLEPGGWLAAAASLTLAIAALGLPADLPTDQDHPATTPWRRLLHSLKAPDPGLARTLPSWAEVLVIAAACGVGLYVFTYGIDTEYGELFIGFLILTGFGATALYRSGLTRRLSALTTKHRNVAMTSAFIAAALFPFTQSSDTYTSVAVSILIFATVAVGLNVVVGLAGLLDLGYVAFLGVGAYTAALVSGAPTAALGIQFPFWAAVLAGAVVSMIFGIIIGAPTLRVRGDYLAIVTLGFGEIFRIAMQNLDGDSGPDITNGPNGIPNIPDLNFLGFDLGQKHTLLGFELGRFANYYLLMLLFTALIVIIFRRSDHSRIGRAWVAIREDETAARAMGINAFRLKLLAFALGATLAGIAGTVLAHVEYGVHPDGYKFVHTVPPNSAFLLAAVILGGMGTVSGPLIGAALLYLIPAKLQFMADYQLLLFGLALVLLMRFRPEGLIADRRKQLEFHDTGQPDVPKGSPGLSKTEA
- a CDS encoding ABC transporter ATP-binding protein produces the protein MTTKTQTPPGTGDSGTDQTVLSATGVTKRFGGLTAVRDVNLTVNHGEIVGLIGPNGAGKTTFFNCLTGLYIPTEGTVTYKGTVLPHRSHLVTQAGIARTFQNIRLFANMTVLENVLVGRHTRTREGLWSALLRGPRFRTAENESEERAMQLLEFTGLAAKRDHLARNLPYGEQRKLEIARALASDPGLLLLDEPTAGMNPQETRATQELVFAVRDQGTSVLVIEHDMRFIFNLCDRVAVLVQGEKLVEGTPEQVQGDDRVVAAYLGTPFEGAPGEEEVAEVEAAERHQQEEGDDQ
- a CDS encoding ABC transporter ATP-binding protein — its product is MTALLEVEDLRVAYGKIEAVKGISFSVEAGQIVTLIGTNGAGKTTTLRTLSGLLKPVAGKITFDGQPLAGIGAHKIVAMGLAHSPEGRRIFPRLTIEENLRLGAFLRKDADGIAKDVQRAYELFPILGERSRQAAGTLSGGEQQMLAMGRALMSRPKLLMLDEPSMGLSPIMMQKIMETITELQAQGTTILLVEQNAQAALSLADRGHVMEIGKIVLSGTGEELMHDESVRKAYLGED